The Nomia melanderi isolate GNS246 chromosome 7, iyNomMela1, whole genome shotgun sequence genome includes a window with the following:
- the LOC116430400 gene encoding uncharacterized protein LOC116430400 isoform X3, with protein sequence MRQEFPTVMANVHYTVLKKKWSNLLQQYKELRNPVHGDRNKADDVSWPFYSAIDELLGGGHGDRGTPSHDEYIDPHEFLCVSVTPEEPTSSSMDATPLEPNPETERRGNNFQPEPGIRTFGGDGCSIEIERIPANEAARQTGKNQGRRKREPSAASSIPRLPRATELTIKKVTSEADCSKDLSRVRGNDAVDSTRDKGRLAEPRNEDEERPRKSRRTQAPYHRDDHESRTDRRIEQIFEYIKRRDEENRSIMIRVMHAVETIANKL encoded by the exons ATGCGACAGGAGTTTCCCACCGTAATGGCTAACGTGCACTACACGGTGCTGAAGAAGAAATGGTCAAACCTGTTGCAGCAGTACAAA GAACTGAGGAACCCGGTACACGGAGACAGGAACAAGGCGGACGACGTATCCTGGCCGTTTTACAGCGCGATCGACGAGCTCCTGGGCGGAGGGCACGGCGACCGGGGAACGCCGAGCCACGACGAGTACATCGATCCCCACGAATTCCTCTGCGTATCCGTGACACCGGAAGAGCCCACTTCCTCCTCGATGGACGCGACGCCACTCGAACCCAATCCGGAAACCGAACGCCGAGGAAACAACTTCCAACCTGAACCCGGGATAAGGACATTCGGCGGCGATGGATGCTCGATCGAGATCGAGAGAATACCGGCGAACGAGGCTGCCAG GCAAACCGGCAAAAATCAGGGCCGAAGGAAGCGCGAGCCTAGCGCCGCGTCGAGCATCCCGCGGCTACCACGTGCCACGGAGCTCACGATCAAGAAAGTTACGTCGGAGGCGGACTGTTCCAAGGACTTGTCGAGGGTACGAGGAAACGACGCGGTCGATTCCACCAGAGACAAGGGCCGGCTGGCCGAGCCGCGTAACGAGGATGAGGAAAGGCCGAGAAAGTCGAGGCGAACGCAAGCCCCGTATCATCGGGATGATCACGAGTCACGGACCGATCGCCGTATCGAGCAGATCTTCGAGTACATTAAACGACGGGACGAGGAGAATAGATCCATCATGATCCGTGTGATGCACGCGGTCGAAACAATCGCCAATAAATTATGA